A window of the Salmo trutta chromosome 25, fSalTru1.1, whole genome shotgun sequence genome harbors these coding sequences:
- the rtn1a gene encoding reticulon-1-A isoform X3: MGAAAIDLLYWRNVKQSGAVFGSVLLLLFSLTQFSVVSVGAYLALAALSATISFRIYKSVLQAVQKTDEGHPFKSYLEVEISLSQDQIGKYADKALLYSNTCMKELRRLFLVQDLIDSLKFAVLMWLLTYVGALFNGLTLLILAVVSMFSMPIVYEKNQAQIDQYVGLIRTQVNSVVGKIQAKIPGAKRKEE; this comes from the exons CAATTGACCTGCTCTACTGGAGGAATGTGAAGCAGTCTGGAGCTGTGTTTGGCAGCGTGCTCctgctgctcttctctctgacCCAGTTCAGTGTGGTCAGTGTGGGAGCCTACTTAGCCCTGGCCGCCCTCTCTGCCACCATCAGCTTCAGGATCTACAAGTCTGTGCTTCAGGCCGTGCAGAAGACCGATGAAGGGCACCCATTCAA ATCTTATCTGGAGGTGGAGATCTCTCTGTCCCAGGATCAGATCGGTAAATATGCTGACAAGGCTCTGCTCTATTCCAACACCTGTATGAAGGAGCTCCGTAGGCTGTTCCTGGTCCAGGACCTCATCGACTCACTGAAG TTTGCTGTCCTGATGTGGCTGCTGACCTACGTGGGTGCTCTCTTCAATGGCCTGACTCTGCTTATTCTGG CCGTGGTGTCCATGTTCAGCATGCCCATTGTCTATGAGAAAAACCAG GCACAGATTGACCAATATGTGGGACTAATACGGACCCAAGTGAACTCTGTGGTGGGGAA